The genome window GATTCGCTATCCCGATTGCTATGGCATTGATATGTCGGAGCTCGGTAAGTTTATCGCGTTTAAGGCAACGGTAGCACTCATCAAAGAGGAAGGCCAAAGCGATCTACTGAAGGACGTGTATCGTGATTGTTTGGAACAAGTCGATCGTCCAGCGGCTGAGCAAGTTAATCACGTCCGTCGCCTGTATGATCGCTATACCGACGAGCAGATTTCCAAGAAGATCGGTGAGTTGGTCTATCCGAAAGACATCCCCTGGAAGGGCGATCTAGACATCGTGTTCTTGCCCGTTGAAAAAATGCGCGCCGCGCTGCCAAGCAACAATGGTGACTGGTATTTCACTGGAAACTATCCAACACCGGGTGGTTACGCCGCGCTTAACAAGGCCTACATCAACTTCTTTGAGGACAAAGACGGGCGCGCTTACTAAGCTGACTCACGGTCCATTCATTTACAAAAACGCGTTCCAGTAATGGAGCGCGTTTTTTTGCTCGTTAAATTCCGTAGCGTGCCGCTTATAGTAACTCCAGTCCCTTTTTCACAGTCAGGATCCGAAGCGGAGCCCCTTGGGGTGTAGCTCGGCGAGGATCCTGTTACCAGTGGTTACTGGGAGCATTTTTGGCGCGGTTTCAACGTTTCACTTGGCGGGCAAATTGTTACGCTCGTAAGTGGAGCGGCTTCACGGTCTACGACTTTAGCGTGTGTTACTCTCGAAGTATAGCTGAAGAGTGTCGAGACCGTGAAGACATCGCCCATCAGATGAATACTCAGGATGAATGGCCACGAACCATTTCTATAAGCAGTTCAGCGTATGTGCGATTCCGTTCCTCAACTGAACCTCAACCATAGGACACCATGAAAAAACCAACAAGTATAAAACCCGACCGCGATTCGGTCTTGATCGGACTGGATTGGGCAAAAGAGAAGCACGACTACTGCCTGCAAGCTCCCGAAGGAGATTACGAGTTCGGGCAAATCGAGCAGGATGACATCAAGCTCCATGACTGGCTGGACTACCTGAGTGAACGCTTCGAAGGCCGTCGTTTAACCATCTGCATGGAAGCCGGTCGCGATCCATTGCTCTGGCGTTTAGAGACTCATGAGCAAGTCGATTTGTTTGTAGTCAACACAACCACCGCAGCGCGTTATCGTAAAACCTTCACTCCTAGTGGAGACAAGAACGATCAACGTGAAAGATTTTTAAGGGACAGGCACATATCAGTAGGTGAATTAGACATAAGAGCAATTGTGTGCTTTATTGTCTAAATCATGAGGATGCGACGAATGAAGGTGAGTGGTCGAGATGCGGTGTATCACTGCATGACACGCACGGTGAATGGTGAGTTCTTGTTTGAAGATCGTGAGAAGGAAATTCTGCGTAAGATGATGCGCCAAGTCGCGGATTTCTGCGGGGTTGATATTTTGACCTATTGTATCATGTCGAATCATTTCCATGTGTTGGTGCGGGTGCCGGATGGGCCTGCGGTCTCGGATCGTGAGTTGATGCGGCGTTATAAAGTGCTGTATCCGAAACCTACCAAATATCAGGAGGCTTCGATTGCTTTGATGAGCGCTGAACTGCGGGCTGGGGGTGATGAAGCGGATGCGATTCGTCGGCGTTTGTTGGTGCGCATGTCGGATGTGTCGGAGTTTATGAAGACGCTGAAACAGCGCTTCTCGACTTGGTTTAATAAATCGCATCAGCGCTATGGCACTTTGTGGGCGGATCGTTTCAAGTCGGTGCTGGTTGAGGGGCAGGGGAATCCACTGCAGACGATGGCGGCTTATATTGATCTCAATCCTGTGCGTGCGGGAATTGTCGAAGATCCGAAGGATTACCGTTTCTGTGGCTATGCCGAGGCGGTGGGAAACGTCGAACGTTCAACATCGAACGTTGAACGTCGAATTTTGGGAGGAGATGCTGATGGTCGAATTGCTGGTTCGCGGGCTGGATTACTATTTGTTTGGTCTGACCTGGTTGGAGCGGATTCAGACGCGAAACGGATCGATTCAGCTTTGCGGGCGCATCGCTCGTTGATTTTTGGCAAGCGTGCGTCTGACTGTGGCTTGCCAGAAATGACGCGTCAGCAGGCTTTGAAGGTGCTAGGTGCGGACGGGCAGCTTTCGACAGCGGCTATGCTGCGCTGCCGTGTGCGCTATTTTACCGATGGGGTGATTCTGGGCTCTGCTGAGTTTGTGCGTGGCTTTGCGGGTGCGTGGCAAATGGAGCGTGGGCGAAAGCACCCTGCGAAGGTGAATGCGATGCGTGGTGACTGGGGTGGTCTCTCTGTCATTCAGGGTCTGCGGAGGCAGGTCTTTGGTTGAGCCGATCTATCTGTCGGTGGTCCGTTGAGCATTTACTAAGACTGACAAACGGGTAATGACACGCCCCTATTTCTGGCGTGATACAAGTATTCTTGTCTGTTGTGTATTATAAGTGGTCGAGCAGGCGGGGCAGACAAGAATGTCTGTATCACGTTAAGGAAGACGCGTGGGGGACTTTCGTGCTGAGGCGCTGAACACTCGCTAAAGCTTCATGCTACCAAACACAAAAAAGCCCGCATCGTTCGATGCGGGCCTTTGACGTTAAAATCTGAATACGTGGCTACTTGCCGTAGACTTCGACTTCGATGTAGTGGTTCATGTCGTTGGCGGTGTTGCCGTTGCTGTAGAGTCGAACGTATTGTGCCTTGGTGTTCTTGGCGTCGATCAACTTGCCGAAGCGTGTTTCGACGTATGGCTTGGCGCTGCCTTTACCTTGCTCAGCAGAGTTGTCGTAGTCGTTGTTGAACAGTTCTGTGACGCCCGTTGCAAATTCAGGATCGTTGGAGACCTGCACGACGACATCGTGGTAAGCGCGGGCTTGTGAGTGGTAGTGCCACACCCAGATCGCTGCGAGGTCCGCTGGGGCTTCGAGGTCGATCTGCACCCACTGCGGGCCGTCCATCAGCTCGACGAAGTAACCTTCGCCAGCTTCTTTGTCGCCGTCGGTGATGTATTCGAGCTCGCCGATGATTGGGAAGTCGTCGCTACCTGTGACAGGCTTGCCTGCGGAGAGTAGCACGGTGCCTTCTGGAACCATGAGCGTTGGTGCGCTAGAGGGTGCTTTTTCGAGATTTTTGACTTTGATCGGCTGTGGTGTGCCTTCAATCAGTTCTGGTGGGATCTCAGTTGTGAGTGCGATGCTGCCTCCGGAGGCTGCGGGTGCCGATGCGCCGTCAGTTGCTGGAGCAGCGGAATCGGATGCGCCTTTGTCGCCGCAACCGGAAAAGATGAGTGCGCTGCCAGCGAGAGTAAGAAGTGCTATGTTTTTCATGATAATAAGAAGTGTGACGTAGAGTGTCGGTTTGTTTGAGGAGCCGTTAGGGGCTCTCAAGTCTCAGGTTTCAAGCCTCAGACCTCAAGCCTTTAGGTGTGAAGATGTTCGTCTGTGAAGTGAATGATTTCTTGAGTGTTGGCTGCTTCGTTTACCCAGTAGATCGGTGCTTCGGATTCGAGTGCGTGACGAGCGTCGCAGGTGAGCGTTGCATTGCCACGGATCGTTTCCAAGAAATTTTCAATGTGTGGTTGGTGCGGTGCTTTGCTTAGACCGCCTGGGAGGGCATATTCGTCTGGTGGTGCGGATTCGTAAGCGGCGATGGCAGATGCGCCTCCGGCTGCTTTGCCGGCTGCTTGTTTTTTGAGTAGACCACGGCGCACGAGGTTGTCCCACTTGGCGTTGTCTGCACCGGATTCTTTGAAGATCTTGGTGTAGGCTTCGCGTTCGGAGATGTCGATCGTGCCTTCGGTGCCCATGAAGGACTCGTAGTAACCGCCGCCGGAGCTGGTGGTGGTTAAGACTTGATAGAAGGCGCGTGCATTACCCTGTGGCGTATCGTAATCGAAGATGCACATGACGTTGTCGTAGTGCTCACGATCCTTGAAGTAACTGCGTCCGCCGGATGCCATGACGGACTTCGGTGTGGCGCCGAGATACCAATTGAAAATATCGATCTGGTGTGCACCGAGGTCGGAGATCGGCCCGCCGGAGAGAGAGGTGTAGAAACGCCAGTTCAAGAAACGGTGACGTAGTTCATCGAGTGTGAGCTCGTGGTCCGCTCCTAGATTAAACTCGTATTTGCGCAGGATCTCGGCATCGGGGAGGATCGATGGTTTGGAGACGATGTCCTGTGAGGAGCTGAGTGCGCGATTCCACTGGCCGTTTACATTAATGATCTGACCGCAAATCTTCTCTTTGTTGATGAGTTCGTTTAGTGTGTAAAGGTAGCGTGGGTTGCTTCGGCGTTGGTGCCCAATCTGGCAAAGCTTACCGGTGCGATCCATGGCCGCGACCATCGAGCGGGCGCCTTCGAGGGTGTTGGACATCATCTTCTCGCAATACACATCGCAACCGGCTTCGAGCGCCATGATGGTGTGCGGCGCGTGCCAAAAGTCGGGAGTGGCTACGAAGACTGCGTCGAGTTCTTCCTTTTCTAGCATTTCTGCTGCATCGAGATAGCGATTCGGCATATAGTCGAAGCGTGACTTGATTGCGGATGCTGTGCGTCCGACGCGTGCTTTCATAATATCGCAAGCAGCGACATAGCGAATGCCCGGGATGTTGACCATCGCGTTAAATAGCACTTCGTGTTGCTTGCCGCAGCCGATGAAGCCGACGCGTATATCGTCTGTTGGCGCACCAGCTTCTTTAGCGCGCAGGATCGATGGAGCCGCGAGGACGAGGCCAGCGCCGATGGTGGACTTCGCGAGGAAGTCGCGTCGCGAGAGAGTTGGGAGTTTCAATTTCATGGTAGTGCGGTGCTGGGGGTTACCACTTTTTGGTGATGCTGATACGGTCGTATTTCGTAAGTCCCAGCGCGATGACTATCATGATAATGTGAACACCGAGCCATGCAATACCAGCGTCTTGTTTGATCAGAATCAGTCCGAATGTCAGGCTGGTGTAGAGCAAGCCCATGGCGAAGAGCGAGATGCGTGTGGCGATGCCGAATAGCACGGTCAGGCCTAGGATGATGAGCGCGGGTCCGAGGACGGCGTCGTAGAGGCCAAGCCCCCAGCTGGGGATGAGTGGCTCTGTGCTGAACTTGTCGTAGAGTGGTCCTGGGACGCCGTGGTAATTGTCCAAGGCGTAAACTTTACCAGTGACGGTATTGGTCAATCCGTATGCGTTTGGAGCGCCGTCGATGAGGACATCTTTGGAACTGTCGTATGTGCCAGCGAATTTTTCAATGCCGGTTTGGATCGCACGCATGCCGAGCCAAATACGGAGCAGCAAGCTGCCGAGAGTGAGACCGAGGTCGTTGGCGGAGTTCTTCTTTGAAGTCATAATGTTTACTGACGGGGTTATAGAAATGGGAGCGCAGAGCGGCGCTGTAAGTGTATTTATGCAAAAAACTATCTTTTCATCAATGAAATATTTCAGAAAAGTTTCTGCCTGTGTTGATGGTAAATGACAAGTTTACAGGTAGGATGGGTCTGTAAGTTGTTGATTAATAGGGGTGTGATTGTTGTTTAATGAGCGGTAATGTGGTGGTAAATGAATACTTATTAAAATTATATTTTAGTAGATATTGTCAAATATCGTCAAATTGTAGCCTATTGTTGTGTCGCCTGTATGATTTTTTCGAACTCTCTGCCATAATCGACATAGCTATTGTAGCATTGTTCCTGATCAATGGCAGTGTCGTCTTCTGTGTGAAAGACTGTCGCGACATGAGGCTCGATGGCGTAGGCGCCTGTGTAGCCGTCGGTCTGCAGAGCTGTGAGGATTTCTGGTAGGCGTGCTCGGCCTTGCCCTGGGCTTGTATAGCGCTCTGGCTCTGTGTGACCTTCGAGTGGATTGAGGCAGTCTTTGATGTGAACGTGTGCGACGTGTGCTTTGACTGTCTGATAGAATCCTAAGGCGTCTTGCCAAGGGTAGGGCTCTGCCTTGGAGCGGTCACGCTGGAAGATTGGGTTACCTGTGTCGAAGACCAGTTTAAGCCCGGGCACTTCATCGATGAGGCGTAGGCTATGCTGCGCAGAGAAGCCGCCCCAGTTCATACAGTTCTCATGCAATGCTTGTAAGCCAGCGTCGCTGAAGCGTGCAACGATTTCGCGTAGGCGGCGGAATCGTTCGGCATCGTGTTGATCGTCGCCCCAAGGGTTTTGGGCGTAGGACATGATGCGCACGATCTTTGTGCCGAGGCGCTGCATACGTGGGATTGCGCGCTCGATTTCGCCGAGAGTCAGGTTGAAGTCGGAATCGATCGATTTGGACCAGCTGCCGATCAGTGAACCGAATTCGATGACCTGAATGCCGGCCTCGTCGAGACGGTCGGCTGCGTTGTTAAAATCCGCTTCGGATAAATCGTGAATGTTTTGACCGTCAATACTGCGTGCTGAGATGTGCTTCCAGCCCAATGCTTGGGTGGCTTTGATCTGAGTTTCGAGGGCTTGTCCGGCTTCGTCTGTAAATCCTGTTAGGAGCATGGCTTAGGAACGTCGAACATTGAACGCTGAACATTCAATTATGAATGTTGTGTCCTGTGCTCGATTCAATGTTCGTTGTTGGGAGTTCAATGTTTGATGTTCTAGCGAAGCGTAATTTTCGTGCCGTCGTTTTGGGCGGATTGGTAGATCGCTTGGATCAGTTCGACGCTTTTACGGGCTTCGGCTGCGCCGGTGCTGGGCTCGCGTCCTGCTTGGATCGCGTTGACAACTTCTTCGAAGTTGCGCTGGTGCTGATAGAAACTAATTGCAGTGGGATCGTTGGCTCCGAGTCCGGCATCGGCACCTTGCATGAACTGTGCGCGAATGGATTCGTCTGCCTCGGTCTCGTGCATGAAGTCCCAGATTTCAAAGGCTTCATCGGCGAGGAAGACGGAGCCTTCGGTGCCTGCTAGTTGCACGCGTGCTGGGTGGCCATCTTTCGACCATGTGCAGGTGCTGCCTTCGATGAT of Lentimonas sp. CC4 contains these proteins:
- a CDS encoding sugar phosphate isomerase/epimerase family protein; amino-acid sequence: MLLTGFTDEAGQALETQIKATQALGWKHISARSIDGQNIHDLSEADFNNAADRLDEAGIQVIEFGSLIGSWSKSIDSDFNLTLGEIERAIPRMQRLGTKIVRIMSYAQNPWGDDQHDAERFRRLREIVARFSDAGLQALHENCMNWGGFSAQHSLRLIDEVPGLKLVFDTGNPIFQRDRSKAEPYPWQDALGFYQTVKAHVAHVHIKDCLNPLEGHTEPERYTSPGQGRARLPEILTALQTDGYTGAYAIEPHVATVFHTEDDTAIDQEQCYNSYVDYGREFEKIIQATQQ
- a CDS encoding Gfo/Idh/MocA family oxidoreductase gives rise to the protein MKLKLPTLSRRDFLAKSTIGAGLVLAAPSILRAKEAGAPTDDIRVGFIGCGKQHEVLFNAMVNIPGIRYVAACDIMKARVGRTASAIKSRFDYMPNRYLDAAEMLEKEELDAVFVATPDFWHAPHTIMALEAGCDVYCEKMMSNTLEGARSMVAAMDRTGKLCQIGHQRRSNPRYLYTLNELINKEKICGQIINVNGQWNRALSSSQDIVSKPSILPDAEILRKYEFNLGADHELTLDELRHRFLNWRFYTSLSGGPISDLGAHQIDIFNWYLGATPKSVMASGGRSYFKDREHYDNVMCIFDYDTPQGNARAFYQVLTTTSSGGGYYESFMGTEGTIDISEREAYTKIFKESGADNAKWDNLVRRGLLKKQAAGKAAGGASAIAAYESAPPDEYALPGGLSKAPHQPHIENFLETIRGNATLTCDARHALESEAPIYWVNEAANTQEIIHFTDEHLHT
- a CDS encoding transposase: MKKPTSIKPDRDSVLIGLDWAKEKHDYCLQAPEGDYEFGQIEQDDIKLHDWLDYLSERFEGRRLTICMEAGRDPLLWRLETHEQVDLFVVNTTTAARYRKTFTPSGDKNDQRERFLRDRHISVGELDIRAIVCFIV
- a CDS encoding transposase codes for the protein MKVSGRDAVYHCMTRTVNGEFLFEDREKEILRKMMRQVADFCGVDILTYCIMSNHFHVLVRVPDGPAVSDRELMRRYKVLYPKPTKYQEASIALMSAELRAGGDEADAIRRRLLVRMSDVSEFMKTLKQRFSTWFNKSHQRYGTLWADRFKSVLVEGQGNPLQTMAAYIDLNPVRAGIVEDPKDYRFCGYAEAVGNVERSTSNVERRILGGDADGRIAGSRAGLLFVWSDLVGADSDAKRIDSALRAHRSLIFGKRASDCGLPEMTRQQALKVLGADGQLSTAAMLRCRVRYFTDGVILGSAEFVRGFAGAWQMERGRKHPAKVNAMRGDWGGLSVIQGLRRQVFG
- a CDS encoding discoidin domain-containing protein, which codes for MKNIALLTLAGSALIFSGCGDKGASDSAAPATDGASAPAASGGSIALTTEIPPELIEGTPQPIKVKNLEKAPSSAPTLMVPEGTVLLSAGKPVTGSDDFPIIGELEYITDGDKEAGEGYFVELMDGPQWVQIDLEAPADLAAIWVWHYHSQARAYHDVVVQVSNDPEFATGVTELFNNDYDNSAEQGKGSAKPYVETRFGKLIDAKNTKAQYVRLYSNGNTANDMNHYIEVEVYGK